The genomic region CTTCCCAGAACACCGCCTCGGTCCCGTTGCCGTGGTGGACGTCCCAGTCGATGACCGCCACGCGGCGGACCAACCCTGCGGCCTGTGCGGCGCGGATGGCGACGGCGATGTTGTTCAACAGGCAAAAGCCGTTCGGGAAATCGGGCAGGCAGTGGTGCCCGGGCGGGCGCGACAGGGCGTAGGCGTTGCGCACCTCACCTTTCAGGACCGCAGACAGGGCGGCGGTGGCAAGGCCCGCCGACAGGGCGGCGATCTCGTACCCGCCGCGACCAAAGGGGGTGCGCAGGCCAAGTTCGCCGCCGCCGGCATCGGACATGTCCTTGAAGGCGGACAGGTAGCTTTCGGGGTGCACCCGGGCGAGGTCGGCATGCGTTGCCGCCTCGGCTCCGCGCATGGAGAGGTGGCGGGCAAGACCCGTCACCTCAATCAGGTTGCGCAGGCGGCGCTTGGTTTCGGGGTTTTCGGGCAGGCCTGCGGGCATCGGCTGGACAAGGCCACCGACGGGCAGGGTGAAGGCGTAGTTGCCGCCACCGTGCCAGAAGCAGCGTTCGTCAGAAAAGAAGGCGGTGGTCATGTGGCGGTCTCCCTTGACGGCAGCCTAGGCAGGATTGGCGCGCTTGGCCAGACGGGCAGAGATCTGCGCGCGGGGTTGGGTGGGACAAAATCCTTCGAAGGATTTTGGCAAATTTCTTCGAAGAAATTTGTCCCTTGCCCCAGGGTGGGGCGCAAGGGCATCACGGTCGCGATGACCGACCTTGCCCATCTTGCCGTTCCGGGTGCCGAGATTTCGGTGCGCGTCACCCCCAATGCCCGCCGCGCTGCGGTGGCGGTCGTGGACGGTCAGATCCGCATAGCCGTGACCGTCGTGCCGGAGGATGGCCGCGCGACCGAGGCGGCGCGGGAGGCGCTGGCCAAGGCGCTTGGGGTTGCCAAGACGCGGCTGGTGCTGGTGCGGGGGGCGAAGTCGCGGGACAAGCTGTTCCGGCTGGATGCGCCCTGACGGGGCTTAATCCGCCGGGCGTTCCAGACGGTAGCTGCCCTCGGGCAGGTTCAGCGCTGCTGCAAGATCACGGACCTGGCCGAGCGACAGGGTGATCCGCATCACCTCTTCCGTCCGGGGATCGGTCTGGTCGATCGTGACGCAATCTTCGAAGGCGTTGATGACCACGTCTTCGACAAGCGGCAGGTCTTCGCCCTCATCGACAAGGGTGATCACGGTGGCGTCGAATTCGTGCTCGATGGTGAACATGGTATCAGGGTAGACGTCGCCGCGCGGCAAGGCAACTGCCGCCGGGTCAGAGTCGGACTTTCCGGCCCCGGTCCTGCATGACACCTGCGTGAGCCACCCTTTCCCTTGCGCCGCGATTTGCTACCGTTAACACATGCCAACTCTGGCCCGCCGAGGATTGACATGCGCTTGCCCCTGTTTGCTGCACTTGCGCTGTCGCTTGCCGGCTGTGTCGCTATCGCCCCGCCACCGGAGCCGGTGGCTGCGCCCGTACCGGTCGATCAGGCCGCGCGGGCGCAGGCGCTGACCTTCCTGCAGGTGGTCGCGGCGGTCGAACCCGTTGCCGAACGGGTCTGTCGCAGCCAAGGCGTGGCGCGAAACTGCGATTTCCGGATCGTTGTGGATGATCGCCCGGGCCAACCGCCGAACGCGTTTCAGACCTTGGACAGCCGGGGCCGCCCGGTTGTGGGCTTTACCCTCGCGCTAATTCGGGATGCCCGTAACGCGGACGAGTTGGCCTTTGTCCTGGGCCATGAGGCAGCCCACCATATTGCCGGGCATATCCCGCGTCGGCAGGAGCAGGCCATGTCGGGGGCCTTGCTTGCCGGGCTGCTGGCGCAGGCGAACGGCCTGTCGCCGGAGGAAGTGCGTGCCGCGCAGGATCTGGGGGCGCAGGTCGCGGCCCGCACCTATTCGCGCGAGTTCGAGCTGGAGGCGGATGCGCTGGGGGCCGAGATCGCGCTGATTGCGGGCTTTGACCCGATGCGGGGCAGCGGGTTCTTCGACCGTC from Tabrizicola piscis harbors:
- a CDS encoding class II histone deacetylase translates to MTTAFFSDERCFWHGGGNYAFTLPVGGLVQPMPAGLPENPETKRRLRNLIEVTGLARHLSMRGAEAATHADLARVHPESYLSAFKDMSDAGGGELGLRTPFGRGGYEIAALSAGLATAALSAVLKGEVRNAYALSRPPGHHCLPDFPNGFCLLNNIAVAIRAAQAAGLVRRVAVIDWDVHHGNGTEAVFWEDPDVLTISLHQDRNYPLDTGGIEAVGAGAGLGTNLNLPLPPGCGQAAYLYAMDRVVLPALDRFKPEAIIVACGFDAAAVDPLGRMLCTAETFRALTERAMDAADRLCNGRLTLVHEGGYSEVYVPFCGHAVLEQLSAAPMTAPDPLAATLEKRQPDARFDAFAKSWIDDMAQLLPL
- a CDS encoding DUF167 domain-containing protein, translating into MTDLAHLAVPGAEISVRVTPNARRAAVAVVDGQIRIAVTVVPEDGRATEAAREALAKALGVAKTRLVLVRGAKSRDKLFRLDAP
- a CDS encoding M48 family metallopeptidase; this translates as MRLPLFAALALSLAGCVAIAPPPEPVAAPVPVDQAARAQALTFLQVVAAVEPVAERVCRSQGVARNCDFRIVVDDRPGQPPNAFQTLDSRGRPVVGFTLALIRDARNADELAFVLGHEAAHHIAGHIPRRQEQAMSGALLAGLLAQANGLSPEEVRAAQDLGAQVAARTYSREFELEADALGAEIALIAGFDPMRGSGFFDRLPDPGDKFLGSHPPNSQRKAQVAATVRRLTGG